One segment of Rhodopirellula baltica SH 1 DNA contains the following:
- a CDS encoding glycosyltransferase family 2 protein, with protein sequence MKPWLTALPVYNEAQYVDEVLENVLKFTDQVLVVDDGSTDGTQERLDAWASRLPDSVSVVHHPENRGYGAALQTVFSYAIENNFEGVVTLDCDGQHQPCGIPEFIAAGRHADIVSGSRYLKEFEGDDAPPQERMFINRRITSDINRRLGFSLTDAFCGFKAYRTEALRELKITDDGYAMPLQLWVEAAAAGLHVTELPVPLIYLDLERSFGGSLDHAETRLNYYNQVLDDAIDSACREGRFRKRNGENDHVNSPCGEKGKRAAS encoded by the coding sequence ATGAAACCTTGGCTGACCGCACTCCCTGTCTACAACGAAGCTCAATACGTCGACGAAGTCCTTGAGAACGTGCTGAAGTTCACCGATCAAGTGTTGGTCGTTGATGACGGCAGCACAGACGGAACCCAAGAACGCTTGGACGCTTGGGCCAGCCGCTTGCCAGACTCCGTTTCAGTCGTGCATCACCCTGAAAACCGGGGCTACGGCGCCGCATTGCAAACCGTATTCTCCTACGCGATCGAAAATAACTTCGAAGGCGTCGTGACACTGGACTGCGACGGACAACATCAACCCTGCGGAATTCCAGAGTTCATTGCAGCCGGCCGACACGCGGACATTGTTTCCGGAAGCCGTTACCTGAAGGAATTCGAAGGCGACGACGCTCCGCCGCAGGAAAGAATGTTTATCAATCGCCGGATCACGTCGGACATCAACCGCCGACTCGGTTTTTCGCTGACGGATGCGTTTTGTGGCTTCAAAGCCTACCGGACCGAAGCACTGCGTGAGCTGAAGATCACTGACGACGGCTATGCGATGCCGCTCCAATTGTGGGTGGAAGCTGCGGCGGCGGGACTTCACGTCACTGAATTGCCAGTGCCACTGATCTACCTGGACCTCGAACGATCGTTTGGCGGATCTCTGGATCACGCCGAAACTCGGCTGAACTACTACAACCAAGTCTTGGACGACGCGATCGATTCAGCCTGCCGCGAAGGGCGCTTTCGCAAACGAAACGGCGAGAACGATCACGTCAATTCTCCTTGCGGTGAAAAAGGCAAACGAGCTGCCAGCTGA
- a CDS encoding DUF1589 domain-containing protein, giving the protein MKPVARWPPPSHASFLRDPNCKVQINKCKLQIAFASETVATSPTSNCQFAMPSLQFAFLPRRPCCTWQPSRCFGTKRGVIRMPSQAQHSPARNHRQVEPGLRLWPFPTSPNHEKNPTRCAGFFHSNCWE; this is encoded by the coding sequence ATGAAACCTGTAGCTCGATGGCCCCCACCGAGTCACGCGAGTTTTTTGCGAGATCCGAATTGCAAAGTGCAAATTAACAAATGCAAATTGCAAATTGCTTTCGCTTCAGAAACTGTCGCGACCTCACCGACCAGCAATTGCCAGTTTGCAATGCCCAGTTTGCAATTTGCATTTCTCCCTCGTAGGCCATGTTGCACATGGCAACCAAGCCGATGCTTTGGAACAAAGCGAGGCGTGATTCGTATGCCATCGCAAGCACAGCATTCACCGGCACGCAACCATCGCCAGGTGGAACCTGGCCTACGCCTGTGGCCCTTTCCTACTTCCCCCAACCACGAAAAAAACCCGACGCGGTGCGCCGGGTTTTTCCATTCAAATTGTTGGGAATGA
- the rplA gene encoding 50S ribosomal protein L1 produces MGKKSKRYRAALEKQPKEMLPLGKAVEVLKTYDATKFDQTVEVHMRLGVDPNQADQIIRGSLVLPHGIGKTQRVIVFAKGDAAKAAEEAGADEVGQEDLAKKIKDGWTDFDVCIAAPDMMGLVGPLGRVLGPRGLMPSPRAGTVTPDVGKVVSEYKAGKVEFRNDKGGNVHAMVGKMSFEANKLEENIASFVDFISAMKPQSIKGTYIKGVAICATMTPSVRVAT; encoded by the coding sequence ATGGGAAAGAAATCCAAGCGGTATCGTGCCGCCCTCGAAAAACAGCCCAAGGAAATGCTTCCATTGGGCAAGGCCGTCGAGGTATTGAAAACATACGACGCCACGAAGTTCGACCAAACGGTCGAAGTTCACATGCGTTTGGGCGTGGATCCAAACCAGGCTGATCAAATCATCCGTGGCTCGCTCGTCCTGCCGCACGGCATTGGCAAGACACAGCGTGTGATCGTGTTCGCTAAAGGCGACGCTGCCAAAGCGGCTGAAGAAGCCGGTGCGGATGAAGTCGGCCAAGAAGACTTGGCCAAAAAGATCAAAGATGGCTGGACAGACTTCGATGTCTGTATTGCCGCCCCCGACATGATGGGATTGGTTGGACCTTTGGGCCGAGTTCTCGGTCCACGTGGTTTGATGCCAAGCCCTCGTGCTGGAACTGTGACACCTGACGTCGGTAAAGTCGTCAGCGAATACAAGGCCGGTAAGGTTGAGTTCCGAAACGACAAGGGTGGCAACGTCCACGCGATGGTCGGCAAGATGAGCTTCGAAGCTAACAAGCTCGAAGAAAACATCGCGTCGTTCGTCGATTTCATTTCGGCGATGAAGCCACAGTCCATTAAAGGCACGTACATCAAAGGCGTGGCGATCTGTGCAACGATGACCCCTAGTGTTCGCGTTGCTACCTAG
- the rplJ gene encoding 50S ribosomal protein L10: MSKYVKELVTRDLKRRLEGVEDAVLVNCTGMDANTTNELRGELGQKDIQMMVVKNSLARRATEGTSLFPAFEGTNGQVAVLWGSSDFVSLVKEAVRLDKDKEKFEQFVTTGGVLDGEKLDPEGVKAVSKWPSREEQISMLVGQILGPGATLSAAMLGPGKTLNSQIKSKGEGDE, encoded by the coding sequence ATGAGTAAATACGTCAAAGAACTGGTGACTCGCGATCTCAAGCGTCGGCTTGAAGGCGTGGAGGATGCCGTGTTGGTTAACTGCACCGGAATGGATGCAAACACAACCAACGAGCTGCGTGGCGAACTGGGCCAAAAAGACATCCAGATGATGGTTGTCAAAAACTCACTCGCCCGACGCGCCACTGAAGGCACGTCTCTCTTCCCCGCGTTCGAAGGAACGAATGGGCAAGTCGCCGTGCTCTGGGGCTCAAGCGACTTCGTCAGTCTGGTAAAGGAAGCCGTCCGGCTGGACAAGGACAAAGAGAAGTTCGAACAGTTTGTCACCACGGGCGGCGTTCTGGACGGTGAAAAGCTCGATCCAGAAGGCGTCAAAGCGGTCAGTAAATGGCCCAGTCGTGAAGAACAGATTTCTATGTTGGTTGGTCAAATCCTCGGCCCAGGTGCAACACTCAGTGCTGCAATGCTTGGTCCTGGCAAGACACTCAACAGTCAGATCAAGTCCAAGGGCGAAGGCGACGAATAA
- the rplL gene encoding 50S ribosomal protein L7/L12, with the protein MSDEATAVAEYSAEAKELGDKIANMTLKQAKELSDYLKDEHGIEPAAGGGAVMMAGPAGDGGGAAEVEQTEFDVVLTGFGEKKLNVVKVVKNITGASLMDAKKMVEGCPATLKEAVSKEDAEKVKAEIEEAGGSVELK; encoded by the coding sequence ATGTCCGATGAAGCAACCGCTGTCGCAGAATACAGCGCCGAAGCAAAAGAACTGGGCGACAAGATCGCCAACATGACCCTGAAGCAAGCCAAAGAATTGAGCGACTACCTCAAGGATGAGCATGGCATCGAGCCAGCCGCCGGCGGTGGTGCTGTGATGATGGCTGGTCCTGCCGGTGACGGTGGTGGCGCTGCTGAGGTCGAGCAAACCGAATTCGACGTCGTCTTGACCGGTTTCGGCGAAAAGAAGCTGAACGTCGTCAAGGTCGTCAAGAACATCACTGGCGCATCGTTGATGGACGCCAAGAAGATGGTCGAAGGTTGCCCAGCAACCCTGAAAGAAGCCGTCTCGAAAGAAGACGCAGAAAAGGTCAAAGCCGAAATCGAAGAAGCTGGCGGCTCGGTCGAACTCAAGTAG
- a CDS encoding ISAzo13 family transposase — protein sequence MNELRAVIQDNTAGSPTVPGLKWTHLSVAEIVRELFQRGIKVANEVVSRLLGEMGFKTRQQVKSKTKAPSRDRDEQFEKIEKSIEDYKNTGDPVFSIDSKRKESLGEVHRSGDVIANQAAEVLDHDLPAYSDGEVTPHGIYDVQENTGHVTVTTGSDTGEFAVASFQRYWEEVGSVQHASAKRILLLCDCGGSNSYRSNTLKHHLQELSNELGLPIQVAHYPVHCSKYNPIERREFSHVERAFSGRIFSTASDVAEAAESTSTQTGLNVTTAELPEFQPVRKSGKRVPKPPNVEYDKDLPDYNYTFNPQ from the coding sequence ATGAATGAGTTGCGGGCAGTGATCCAAGACAATACTGCCGGTAGTCCCACCGTGCCTGGCTTGAAGTGGACGCATCTGTCGGTCGCTGAGATTGTCAGAGAATTGTTCCAGCGAGGAATCAAGGTTGCAAACGAAGTGGTTTCTCGTTTGCTCGGCGAGATGGGGTTCAAGACTCGCCAGCAGGTGAAATCAAAAACCAAGGCGCCAAGTCGCGACCGTGACGAGCAGTTTGAAAAGATCGAGAAGTCCATCGAGGACTACAAAAACACGGGAGATCCTGTGTTTAGTATTGATAGCAAACGAAAGGAATCGCTGGGTGAAGTCCACCGTAGCGGCGACGTGATTGCCAATCAGGCAGCGGAAGTTCTCGACCATGATCTACCAGCTTACAGTGATGGCGAAGTCACACCGCATGGGATCTACGACGTGCAAGAAAACACGGGGCACGTGACAGTGACCACAGGTAGCGACACCGGTGAATTCGCGGTGGCATCGTTTCAAAGGTACTGGGAAGAAGTTGGTTCGGTCCAGCACGCCTCGGCCAAGCGAATTCTCCTCTTGTGTGATTGTGGTGGCAGCAACAGCTACCGTTCAAACACGCTCAAGCACCATCTTCAGGAACTGTCCAATGAACTCGGGTTGCCGATTCAGGTGGCCCACTATCCGGTTCATTGCTCGAAATACAATCCGATTGAACGGCGAGAGTTTAGCCACGTCGAACGAGCGTTTTCAGGCCGAATTTTTTCAACAGCCTCGGACGTAGCAGAGGCTGCTGAATCAACATCCACCCAGACCGGGTTGAACGTCACCACAGCAGAACTCCCCGAATTCCAGCCTGTTCGCAAGAGCGGGAAAAGAGTGCCGAAACCACCGAACGTGGAATACGACAAAGATCTCCCCGACTACAACTACACGTTCAACCCACAGTAG
- a CDS encoding ABC transporter ATP-binding protein, which produces MTASKDAGDAPRQSSEPLLQVSNLKVSFKTDEGQVQAVRGISFDVREGETVAIVGESGSGKSVTNLAMMGLIPQPPGQVDSGTALFQGRDLLKMSDRELQSIRGRHVSMIFQDPMTALNPLMTIEQQMTEMTRLHLSLTKKEAAARAVDMLGLVGITSPEKRLRDYPHQFSGGMRQRVMIAMALSCEPELLIADEPTTALDVTIQAQIMDLLADLQERKGTAIVLITHDLGVVAGVADRVMVMYAGRIVEKANVNDLFASPKHPYTLGLLGSLPRFDTDRHEKLLAIPGGPPDMSEPILGCSFSPRCNFVQPVCQRDDPSLQLKAEPTGAANLPVVQPHLAACHVEVPS; this is translated from the coding sequence ATGACCGCATCGAAAGACGCAGGCGACGCCCCTCGCCAGAGCAGCGAACCGCTCCTCCAAGTTTCAAATCTCAAGGTCAGCTTCAAAACCGATGAGGGGCAGGTCCAAGCCGTCCGCGGTATATCTTTTGATGTCCGGGAAGGAGAAACTGTTGCCATCGTTGGAGAATCTGGCAGTGGAAAGAGCGTCACCAACTTGGCGATGATGGGACTGATCCCACAACCGCCGGGCCAAGTCGATTCCGGAACGGCGCTGTTCCAAGGTCGCGATCTTCTGAAGATGAGTGACCGTGAACTACAAAGCATTCGCGGTCGACACGTCTCGATGATTTTTCAAGATCCGATGACAGCGTTGAATCCTTTGATGACCATCGAGCAGCAAATGACCGAAATGACTCGGTTGCACTTGAGCCTCACGAAGAAAGAAGCGGCCGCTCGCGCGGTGGACATGTTGGGTTTGGTTGGCATCACATCTCCCGAAAAACGTCTTCGCGATTACCCACACCAATTCAGTGGCGGGATGCGTCAACGCGTGATGATCGCGATGGCGCTGTCCTGCGAACCGGAACTTCTCATCGCTGATGAACCGACGACCGCACTCGATGTGACCATCCAAGCCCAGATCATGGACTTGCTCGCCGATCTACAAGAACGCAAGGGCACCGCAATTGTCCTGATCACACACGACTTGGGTGTCGTCGCTGGCGTCGCGGATCGCGTGATGGTGATGTACGCCGGACGCATCGTCGAAAAGGCAAACGTCAACGACTTGTTTGCCTCGCCCAAACACCCTTACACGCTTGGCTTGCTCGGTTCGCTGCCACGGTTCGACACCGATCGCCATGAAAAGTTGCTTGCGATCCCCGGCGGTCCGCCCGACATGTCCGAACCGATTCTTGGTTGTTCGTTTTCTCCCCGATGCAACTTTGTGCAACCAGTCTGCCAGCGTGACGATCCATCGCTTCAGTTGAAAGCAGAACCAACCGGTGCCGCGAACTTGCCCGTTGTGCAACCTCACCTCGCGGCGTGCCACGTGGAGGTCCCTTCATGA
- a CDS encoding ABC transporter permease encodes MNLPDSRKNEEALTKLLEESRKIRGVSLWKDAWRRLSRNRPAMASLVFLISLGLIAFLTPMLPLQSPLDKDLNNRRFLSPSFEPITMGSRDGLKFADGKLTSQLALFEAEIAAETAEALATQDPLKQAEQFKSIQDRIRVEHPFNQLWNQLGSVSFKMVQIRVAIFGDYAIPSIFGTDKLGRDLLARVFWGARVSLVVGLVATLVSLMIGVSYGAIAGYFGGWIDAAMMRIVDMLYSIPFIFVVIYLVTFLGEESVKAWLESYGIDQIMIFYIIIGAIYWLTMSRVVRGQVLSLRQEQFVESARTIGASPMRIVFRHLVPNVLGIVIVYLTLTIPAVMLFEAFLSFLGLGVAPPDVSWGLLLNDGVEALSSVKLFWWVVIFPGAALATTLFALNFLGDGLRDALDPKMKNR; translated from the coding sequence ATGAACCTTCCCGATTCACGCAAAAACGAAGAAGCGCTCACGAAGTTGCTGGAGGAATCCCGCAAAATTCGTGGCGTCTCGCTTTGGAAAGATGCATGGCGTCGATTGAGTCGCAATCGTCCCGCCATGGCTTCGCTGGTTTTCTTGATCAGCCTTGGCTTGATTGCCTTTCTCACGCCGATGCTGCCGCTGCAAAGCCCGCTCGACAAAGACCTCAACAACCGACGTTTTCTATCGCCATCGTTTGAACCGATCACGATGGGTTCCCGCGACGGATTGAAATTCGCGGACGGGAAATTGACCAGCCAACTGGCTCTCTTTGAAGCCGAGATCGCGGCGGAGACCGCGGAGGCCTTGGCGACCCAAGATCCGCTCAAACAGGCCGAGCAATTCAAGTCAATCCAAGACCGAATCCGAGTCGAGCATCCGTTCAATCAACTTTGGAACCAACTCGGCAGCGTCTCGTTCAAGATGGTTCAAATTCGCGTCGCGATCTTTGGCGACTACGCGATCCCTTCGATCTTCGGAACGGACAAACTCGGTCGCGACTTGCTCGCACGAGTCTTCTGGGGCGCGCGTGTTTCTTTGGTCGTCGGCTTGGTGGCGACGTTGGTGAGCTTGATGATCGGGGTCAGCTATGGCGCAATCGCCGGCTACTTTGGTGGCTGGATCGACGCGGCCATGATGCGGATCGTCGACATGCTTTACTCGATTCCATTCATCTTCGTCGTCATCTACTTGGTCACGTTCCTGGGCGAAGAGAGCGTGAAGGCTTGGCTGGAAAGCTATGGCATCGACCAAATCATGATCTTTTACATCATCATCGGTGCGATCTATTGGCTGACCATGTCACGCGTCGTTCGTGGACAAGTTCTCTCGCTTCGACAAGAACAATTTGTCGAGTCAGCTCGCACGATTGGTGCATCGCCAATGCGAATCGTGTTTCGACACTTGGTGCCCAACGTGCTCGGTATTGTCATCGTCTATCTGACCTTGACCATCCCCGCGGTGATGCTGTTCGAAGCCTTCCTCTCGTTCCTGGGTTTGGGAGTCGCTCCACCAGATGTGTCGTGGGGTCTGCTGCTCAACGACGGCGTGGAAGCACTCTCCAGCGTCAAACTTTTCTGGTGGGTGGTGATTTTCCCTGGTGCCGCATTGGCCACGACGTTGTTTGCTTTGAACTTCCTCGGCGACGGTTTGCGTGACGCATTGGATCCAAAGATGAAAAACCGATGA
- a CDS encoding sugar phosphate isomerase/epimerase family protein, which yields MLPRRHFLQSLAATTAVAGIAGSRMLAHAHEGHDHDHAPFKISLAEWSLHRTLRDDSVGITNLDFPKVAKEQFGIDAIEYVNQFFKDKARDEKYLTDLKGRCSDNGVKSLLIMVDGEGRLGDPNKEARAKAVENHHQWVDAAKFLGCHSIRVNAASGGSYLEQIEYAADGLSQLSEYAAKQDINVIVENHGGLSSNGAWLAVVMERVGMDNCGTLPDFGNFFISRGKNADEFDRYHGVQALMPYAKAVSAKTHDFDEDGNEKNTDYFKMMKIVTDFGYNGYVGIEYEGGGLSEAEGIKASKKLLERVREELAKA from the coding sequence ATGTTGCCACGTCGTCATTTTTTGCAGTCGCTTGCCGCCACCACAGCCGTTGCCGGAATCGCTGGTTCACGCATGCTGGCTCATGCCCACGAAGGGCATGACCACGATCACGCTCCTTTCAAAATCTCGTTGGCGGAATGGTCGCTGCACCGAACCCTGCGTGATGACTCCGTTGGCATTACCAACTTGGACTTCCCAAAGGTTGCGAAGGAACAGTTTGGGATCGACGCGATTGAGTACGTCAATCAATTCTTCAAGGACAAAGCTCGCGACGAGAAGTATTTGACGGATTTGAAGGGGCGTTGCAGCGACAACGGCGTGAAGAGCTTGCTCATCATGGTTGACGGCGAAGGCCGTTTGGGTGATCCAAACAAAGAGGCTCGCGCGAAGGCGGTCGAAAACCATCACCAGTGGGTCGACGCCGCAAAGTTCCTTGGTTGTCACTCGATCCGTGTCAACGCGGCCAGTGGTGGATCGTATCTCGAGCAAATCGAGTACGCCGCGGACGGGCTCAGCCAACTCAGCGAGTATGCCGCCAAGCAAGACATCAATGTCATCGTCGAAAACCACGGTGGACTGAGCAGCAACGGTGCTTGGTTGGCTGTTGTGATGGAGCGTGTTGGGATGGATAACTGTGGCACGTTGCCTGACTTTGGCAACTTCTTCATCTCACGTGGGAAGAATGCGGACGAGTTTGATCGTTACCACGGCGTGCAAGCGTTGATGCCTTATGCGAAAGCCGTCAGTGCAAAGACGCATGACTTTGACGAGGATGGCAACGAGAAGAACACCGACTACTTCAAGATGATGAAGATTGTCACCGACTTTGGTTACAACGGCTATGTCGGGATCGAATACGAGGGTGGCGGTCTCAGCGAAGCCGAAGGCATCAAAGCCAGCAAGAAATTGCTCGAACGCGTTCGCGAAGAATTGGCCAAGGCCTGA
- the fmt gene encoding methionyl-tRNA formyltransferase produces the protein MEPRRMADSLRYVLMGTGPFAVPSFEAIRQQMDSTGDQIARVFVRPLPPVKSRGGPPPQPVREWAESHGLPVDAPASINDPETIASLTELNADLLVVCDYGQILKPDALQSARLGGINLHGSLLPAYRGAAPVQRALLSGDRETGVSVIHMTPRLDGGPIVASRTTPIRDDETSGELEVRLSEIGVDATREAIGLLRTIESLDSHGPLGEPQDPAKVSKAPRLSKAEAQIDWSATGREIDCLVRGMQPWPVAFTHTVVNENKPPLRVAIRGVRTETYAADASNIGRVMEHEGLAIGCGDGQVVIERLQPAGKKEMSGLDFKRGHRLTAGQQLIAP, from the coding sequence GTGGAACCACGTCGAATGGCTGATTCCCTGCGATACGTCTTGATGGGCACCGGTCCATTTGCCGTGCCATCGTTCGAAGCGATCCGGCAACAAATGGATTCGACCGGCGATCAAATCGCTCGCGTGTTCGTGCGCCCTTTGCCGCCCGTCAAAAGCCGCGGCGGGCCGCCACCTCAACCCGTTCGGGAGTGGGCCGAATCACACGGCCTTCCGGTGGATGCTCCCGCCAGCATCAATGATCCCGAGACCATCGCGAGCCTTACCGAACTGAATGCGGACCTGTTGGTCGTTTGCGACTACGGTCAAATCCTCAAACCCGATGCCCTTCAATCAGCACGCTTGGGCGGGATCAACTTGCATGGCTCTCTGCTTCCCGCCTACCGCGGTGCCGCACCTGTCCAACGCGCGCTCCTGTCTGGTGATCGCGAGACGGGTGTGTCCGTCATCCACATGACCCCGCGGCTCGACGGCGGTCCAATCGTGGCCTCGCGCACCACACCGATTCGCGACGACGAAACCTCCGGAGAATTGGAAGTTCGCTTGTCAGAGATCGGAGTCGATGCCACGCGGGAAGCCATCGGATTGCTGCGAACCATCGAGTCACTCGACTCGCATGGCCCTCTGGGCGAACCGCAAGATCCTGCCAAGGTTTCCAAGGCTCCGCGACTATCAAAAGCTGAGGCTCAGATTGACTGGTCAGCAACGGGCCGCGAAATCGATTGCCTAGTCCGAGGCATGCAGCCATGGCCAGTCGCGTTCACACACACAGTTGTGAACGAAAACAAACCGCCGCTCCGTGTCGCGATACGCGGTGTCCGCACGGAAACCTACGCCGCCGACGCGAGCAACATCGGCCGAGTGATGGAGCACGAGGGGTTGGCCATCGGATGTGGTGACGGACAAGTCGTCATCGAACGACTGCAACCCGCTGGCAAGAAAGAGATGTCCGGGCTCGATTTCAAACGCGGCCACCGACTGACCGCCGGCCAACAACTCATCGCCCCGTAG
- the def gene encoding peptide deformylase, which produces MPLSIIHFPHPTLRHVSRPIVRVDAKLKSMADEMLDLMYEFDGVGLAANQVDLPIRMFVANPTGKRDEGESWVILNPEIDRPKGNDTAQEGCLSVPGLYGQVKRPKTVRLRGFDLQGNEINQVLDGFMARVVQHEVDHLDGIMFFDRIGEEGLRDLEGHLEEFKTDYESKQGTGSIADEATLAQQRAEWEAMYTGGTTSNG; this is translated from the coding sequence ATGCCGTTGTCGATCATTCATTTCCCGCATCCGACACTCCGACACGTCAGTCGCCCCATCGTGCGTGTGGATGCCAAGCTGAAATCGATGGCCGACGAAATGCTCGACCTCATGTACGAGTTCGACGGCGTGGGATTGGCCGCCAACCAAGTCGACCTGCCGATTCGCATGTTCGTGGCTAACCCGACCGGGAAACGCGACGAGGGCGAATCTTGGGTCATCCTAAATCCTGAAATCGATCGCCCGAAAGGCAATGACACCGCTCAAGAAGGCTGCCTGAGCGTGCCCGGTTTGTACGGTCAAGTCAAACGCCCAAAGACCGTTCGATTGCGTGGGTTCGATTTGCAAGGCAACGAGATCAACCAAGTCCTCGATGGATTCATGGCACGTGTTGTCCAGCACGAAGTCGATCACCTCGACGGCATCATGTTCTTTGATCGCATCGGCGAAGAAGGCCTTCGCGACTTGGAAGGGCACCTGGAAGAATTCAAAACCGATTACGAATCCAAACAAGGCACCGGCTCGATCGCCGACGAAGCCACCCTGGCGCAGCAACGAGCCGAATGGGAAGCCATGTACACCGGTGGAACCACGTCGAATGGCTGA
- a CDS encoding ABC transporter ATP-binding protein produces MNAAKTTHTEIEGSGSTTAEPPLLQVKDLKVHFPFRRGSLFNPEQGLIRAVDGVSFDIAKGETLGLVGESGCGKSTTARAIINLVHPTSGDVLVDGKSIAGLSDKEMLPYRRRVQMVFQDPFASLNPRMTVGGIIGEPLTVHKLASGKDRQLEVLRLMELVGLNPRFLNRYPHEFSGGQRQRIGIARALAVQPDLILCDEPVSALDVSIQAQIINLMMDLQQRLGVAYLFIAHDLAVVRHIATRVGVMYLGRIAELGTAEELYADPKHPYTEALLSAVPVPDPSIAANRRRIVLQGEVPSPDKHYPGCSFADRCPIVVDRCRTDRPGLPDRSHAAACWERDDPPEV; encoded by the coding sequence ATGAATGCGGCCAAAACCACTCACACTGAGATCGAAGGATCCGGCAGCACGACCGCGGAACCACCGTTGTTGCAGGTCAAAGATCTGAAGGTTCATTTTCCCTTTCGACGCGGATCGTTGTTCAATCCTGAACAAGGTTTGATCCGAGCGGTCGATGGCGTGTCGTTTGACATCGCAAAAGGCGAAACACTTGGCTTGGTCGGCGAATCCGGTTGCGGTAAATCGACCACGGCCCGGGCGATCATCAATCTGGTTCATCCAACGTCGGGTGACGTTCTGGTCGATGGCAAATCGATCGCCGGACTGTCCGATAAAGAGATGCTGCCATACCGACGTCGCGTGCAGATGGTTTTCCAAGACCCCTTCGCAAGCCTGAATCCACGGATGACTGTCGGCGGCATCATCGGCGAACCATTGACCGTTCACAAACTCGCCTCCGGCAAAGATCGCCAACTCGAAGTCCTTCGGCTGATGGAATTGGTGGGACTGAACCCTCGGTTCCTGAATCGCTACCCACACGAATTCAGCGGCGGCCAACGCCAACGCATCGGTATCGCTCGCGCCCTCGCGGTGCAACCGGACCTGATCCTTTGCGACGAACCCGTGTCCGCCCTCGACGTCTCGATCCAAGCTCAGATCATCAACCTGATGATGGATCTGCAGCAAAGACTCGGCGTGGCGTACTTGTTCATCGCCCACGACTTGGCCGTCGTTCGCCATATTGCAACGCGAGTCGGGGTGATGTACCTCGGCCGAATCGCCGAACTGGGCACGGCAGAGGAACTTTACGCGGACCCCAAACACCCCTACACCGAGGCTCTGCTGTCCGCCGTTCCGGTGCCCGATCCGTCCATCGCCGCGAATCGCCGACGAATCGTGCTGCAAGGCGAAGTACCGTCGCCGGACAAGCACTACCCCGGTTGCTCGTTCGCCGACCGTTGCCCAATCGTGGTGGACCGATGCCGGACCGATCGCCCTGGATTGCCGGACCGATCGCACGCTGCGGCATGTTGGGAGCGTGATGATCCGCCGGAAGTTTGA